One genomic segment of Kocuria rhizophila DC2201 includes these proteins:
- a CDS encoding DUF6541 family protein: MSWLEALPSYALVGILMVLPGALLSVALGLRGLARSAAVIPLSVAGFSASAVIFGLVGVPWNPLTVTLAFVVVALVLWLALLPARRRLLAGPWVGTTPWRERITTTTVGLWCAAALGIGIVVQRLHLIMQTPDAYSQTYDANFHYNAVRYIQETGQASSLTLGGLGVGDPTFYPAAWHGTAAFLTQVTHAQVTLTANAMTMMVCGVAWVLGSLYFTTRLLGSRPAVTVAAGLMASSFPAFPYLLSFYGILYPNAMSIAFLPVWLGLLTEALGLSREPRRGSRTALWVVILAVTGAMGLAHPSTVVVGLALLWVMLLTVWWRALWHTNPWWRKALGAVGLVAWLAVLQQIWFAARASQSASTWKPHATEPQALGEALATVHPIAPHLPWALVIVVLLGAGTLLRHTSRWVVGPWAFLVWLYVLVSSSRDAGLRYDWGGIWYNDVHRILALIPVVAVPMATAGAVAVLHWVVSRARHTVSRAAQSHRAPERVRATAARTTPLLRSRASAVVGGALAVALGWQLLQTQAMTDIVNYGRGQYAGGGSYPYALVSPEERDLLEKLPEYVPQDAVVFGNPLTGTSQAYAVSGTKVLIPHNGLVSDPGVSVIIHHLDELTTDPAVCPAVKEHNVQYVLDFGSRQVNPFAQFDAAGYDQLTPENGFQLVAQTGPDAKLYRITGCG; encoded by the coding sequence GTGAGCTGGCTCGAAGCACTTCCCTCGTATGCGCTGGTGGGGATCCTGATGGTCCTTCCGGGCGCGCTGCTCAGCGTGGCCCTCGGTCTGCGCGGGCTAGCCCGCAGCGCGGCGGTGATCCCGCTGTCCGTCGCAGGGTTCAGCGCCTCGGCAGTGATCTTCGGGCTCGTGGGAGTGCCGTGGAACCCCCTGACGGTCACGCTCGCATTCGTCGTGGTGGCGCTCGTGCTGTGGCTGGCACTACTGCCCGCTCGACGCCGCCTGCTGGCCGGCCCGTGGGTGGGCACCACCCCCTGGCGGGAGCGCATCACCACCACCACCGTAGGGCTGTGGTGCGCGGCCGCGCTGGGCATCGGGATCGTGGTGCAGCGGCTGCACCTCATCATGCAGACGCCAGACGCCTACTCGCAGACATACGACGCGAACTTCCACTACAACGCCGTCCGCTACATCCAGGAGACCGGACAGGCCTCCTCCCTCACCCTGGGCGGCCTCGGAGTGGGTGATCCCACCTTCTACCCCGCCGCATGGCACGGCACCGCCGCTTTCTTGACACAGGTGACCCACGCACAGGTGACCCTCACGGCCAACGCCATGACCATGATGGTCTGTGGCGTGGCATGGGTGCTCGGCAGCCTCTACTTCACCACCCGACTGCTCGGCTCCCGACCTGCGGTGACCGTCGCCGCGGGCCTCATGGCCTCCTCCTTCCCCGCCTTCCCCTATCTGCTGAGCTTCTACGGCATCCTCTACCCCAACGCCATGTCCATTGCGTTCCTCCCGGTCTGGCTGGGCTTGCTCACCGAGGCCCTGGGGCTCTCGCGGGAACCCCGCCGGGGGTCGCGCACCGCACTCTGGGTGGTGATCCTCGCCGTGACCGGGGCGATGGGTCTCGCACACCCTTCCACGGTCGTGGTGGGGCTCGCCCTGCTGTGGGTCATGCTTCTCACGGTGTGGTGGCGTGCCCTCTGGCACACCAATCCGTGGTGGCGCAAGGCCCTGGGGGCGGTGGGTCTCGTGGCCTGGCTCGCGGTCCTGCAGCAGATCTGGTTCGCCGCACGCGCCAGCCAGTCCGCGTCCACCTGGAAACCCCACGCCACGGAGCCCCAGGCGCTGGGCGAGGCCCTGGCGACCGTCCACCCCATCGCCCCGCACCTGCCGTGGGCTCTGGTCATCGTGGTGCTCCTGGGAGCGGGGACCCTGCTGCGCCACACCTCACGATGGGTGGTGGGCCCATGGGCGTTCCTGGTGTGGCTCTACGTGCTGGTCTCTTCGTCCCGGGACGCCGGGCTGCGCTACGACTGGGGAGGGATCTGGTACAACGACGTTCACCGCATCCTGGCCCTGATCCCCGTGGTCGCGGTCCCGATGGCGACCGCCGGCGCCGTCGCAGTCCTGCACTGGGTGGTGTCCCGCGCTCGCCACACAGTGTCCCGGGCGGCACAAAGTCACCGGGCCCCGGAGAGGGTGCGCGCCACGGCCGCGAGAACAACGCCGCTCCTGCGCTCCCGTGCCAGCGCCGTGGTCGGCGGGGCACTGGCGGTGGCCCTGGGGTGGCAGCTGCTGCAGACACAGGCCATGACAGACATCGTGAACTACGGCAGGGGCCAGTACGCGGGCGGCGGGAGCTACCCCTACGCCCTGGTCTCCCCCGAGGAGCGAGACCTGCTGGAGAAGCTGCCCGAGTACGTACCCCAGGACGCGGTGGTGTTCGGCAACCCCCTCACGGGCACGTCCCAGGCCTACGCGGTCTCGGGCACCAAGGTGCTCATCCCCCACAACGGACTGGTGTCAGACCCGGGTGTGTCCGTCATCATCCACCACCTGGACGAGCTCACCACGGACCCCGCAGTCTGTCCCGCAGTCAAGGAGCACAACGTGCAGTACGTCCTGGACTTCGGGTCCCGACAGGTGAACCCGTTCGCCCAGTTCGACGCCGCGGGCTACGACCAGCTCACTCCGGAGAACGGGTTCCAGCTCGTGGCACAGACCGGGCCGGACGCCAAGCTGTACCGGATCACCGGGTGCGGGTGA